One window of Magallana gigas chromosome 2, xbMagGiga1.1, whole genome shotgun sequence genomic DNA carries:
- the LOC105335842 gene encoding zinc finger protein ZPR1, translated as MSSENTNVSKPLYRDINADDDDPEVMELESYCVNCEQNGKTRLFLTKIPFFKEVVVSSFTCDNCGLHNTGLQPGGKIQEKGVKYVCKINDAKDLNRQIVQTDNATVLIPKLEFEVPPNKGTLTTVEGVIQAAIDGLSHDQPVRKIQNPEVATQIEAFIEKLNALKELKEPFEIILDDPSGNSFMENPYAPNVDKDMTIHYYVRSREQDEQLGLLEQEEAQQSSGKEDVKENKGDKEKKKEEFFDGKSEVATFRTNCPNCNVPCDTNMKLVDIPHFKEVVIMATVCDACGHKDNEVKGGSGIEPKGTKITLKITDTSDMSRDVLKSDTASMAIPELDFCAEMGTLGGRFTTLEGLLEGIKGQLSDSNPFFKGDSSDKERASKIEIFCQEVQKIISGERLGDHFILDDPAGNSYLQNVYAPDPDPEMTIEQYERTYEQNEDLGLNDMKTENYETS; from the exons ATGTCATCAGAAAATACCAATGTCTCCAAACCTTTATATCGAGACATCAATGCAGATGATGATGATCCAGAGGTTATGGAGCTTGAGAGTTACTGTGTGAATTGTGaacaaaat GGGAAGACCCGCCTGTTCCTGACAAAGATTCCATTCTTTAAGGAGGTGGTTGTTTCCTCTTTTACATGTGATAACTGTGGTCTCCATAACACAGGGCTGCAACCAGGGGGCAAAATTCAGGAGAAAGGGGTCAAATATGTCTGCAAAATTAATGATGCTAAA GATTTAAACAGGCAAATAGTGCAGACTGATAATGCCACTGTGTTGATTCCCAAACTTGAATTTGAAGTTCCACCAAATAAAGGAA CATTGACCACTGTGGAGGGTGTAATACAGGCTGCAATTGACGGTCTGTCTCACGACCAACCAGTCCGCAAA ATCCAGAATCCTGAGGTTGCCACTCAGATTGAAGCCTTCATTGAAAAACTAAATGCCCTAAAAGAACTGAAAGAACCCTTTGAAATC attttagatgatccAAGTGGAAATAGTTTTATGGAGAATCC GTATGCACCTAACGTAGACAAGGACATGACGATCCACTATTATGTACGGTCCAGAGAACAAGACGAACAGCTGGGTCTACTGGAG CAAGAAGAAGCCCAACAAAGCTCAGGAAAAGAAGACGTCAAGGAGAATAAAGGagacaaagaaaagaaaaaagaggaGTTCTTTGATGGAAAGTCTGAG GTGGCCACCTTTAGAACTAATTGTCCAAACTGCAATGTGCCATGTGATACAAATATGAAATTAGTCG ATATCCCACATTTTAAAGAAGTTGTGATCATGGCCACAGTCTGTGATGCATGTGGCCACAAGGATAATGAGGTAAAGGGAGGATCAGGAATCGAACCAAAGGGGACCAAAATCACCCTCAAAATCACGGACACCTCCGATATGTCCAGAGATGTCCTAAAG AGTGACACAGCTTCTATGGCTATCCCAGAGCTGGATTTCTGTGCTGAAATGGGGACCCTGGGAGGGAGGTTCACAACCTTGGAGGGGCTCTTAGAGGGCATCAAAGGACAGCTGAGTGATTCCAACCCATTCTTCAAGGGAGACAGCAGTGATAAAGAAAGGGCCAGTAAAATCGAGATATTCTGCCAGGAAGTGCAAAAG ATCATATCTGGAGAGCGACTAGGAGACCATTTTATTCTGGATGACCCTGCTGGGAACAGCTACCTACAG aATGTGTACGCCCCAGACCCCGATCCAGAAATGACTATTGAACAGTACGAGAGGACTTATGAACAGAACGAAGATTTGGGACTGAACGACATGAAAACTGAAAATTACGAGACGTCTTGA